From Bacillus horti, one genomic window encodes:
- a CDS encoding ABC transporter substrate-binding protein: MNIIKKSGWIVLTLFFVLVLAACGSNASTDSNDTENTPSTSESVNGNENTELEYKDDLNIALTAQPPTLDTPITVSAVALDTAGNIFEQLFTLNADYEPVPVLAESVEISDDGLTYTFPLRQGVKFHNGKEMVAEDVVASMNRWLVNSSRAKTLLPNANFEEIDPYTVKLTVEDATSDVLILLSAQAQFGSIVPKEIIDSASAEGITEYIGTGPYKFEEWRQDQYIHLVRFDEYHNSLQNDPSGFDGRKEAPTENLYFHFVTDHSTRIAGIKTGQYDVADSIPLENYDELVADNNLDVQSFPGGALTAFFNTSEGLLADVNIRQAILAAFNNEEIMLASFTKPDLYTLHPGYLNQNQVQWSNEAGAEYYNQADPDKAKALLDEAGYNGEEITLLTTRDYNEMYTATLVIQEQLRQIGMNVKVENYDFPTFLETKNDTSKWDIFVASTGYQLTPPQLLAVNPDWAGLDNETVKQALIEIRSASTPEQAKAEWEKLQGFMYEHASSTVIGHYNGVVAINKDLEGFELYEAPVVWNAKLPK; encoded by the coding sequence ATGAACATCATTAAGAAGTCAGGCTGGATCGTACTTACGCTGTTTTTTGTACTGGTATTGGCTGCGTGTGGTAGTAATGCTTCTACTGATTCTAACGACACGGAGAACACACCATCCACTAGTGAATCAGTAAATGGTAATGAAAACACTGAGTTGGAGTACAAAGATGATCTGAATATTGCCTTGACCGCCCAACCTCCGACATTAGATACTCCGATTACGGTCTCAGCTGTAGCCCTAGATACAGCTGGTAATATTTTCGAACAGTTATTTACACTCAATGCTGATTACGAGCCAGTACCAGTATTAGCTGAATCGGTGGAAATTAGTGACGATGGGCTAACCTATACGTTTCCACTACGTCAGGGAGTCAAGTTCCATAACGGCAAAGAAATGGTTGCAGAGGATGTCGTCGCTTCAATGAATCGCTGGCTAGTGAATTCATCTCGTGCTAAGACATTACTTCCTAATGCAAATTTCGAGGAGATTGATCCGTACACAGTTAAGCTAACAGTTGAGGATGCGACTTCAGATGTCCTTATTTTATTATCAGCTCAAGCTCAATTTGGTTCCATCGTACCAAAGGAAATTATTGATTCAGCATCAGCTGAAGGAATTACTGAATACATCGGAACTGGTCCATATAAATTTGAGGAGTGGAGGCAGGATCAATATATTCATCTCGTTCGGTTTGATGAGTATCACAACTCATTGCAGAATGATCCAAGCGGCTTTGATGGGCGTAAGGAAGCACCAACAGAAAATCTGTACTTCCATTTTGTAACGGATCATTCTACTCGTATTGCTGGTATTAAGACAGGACAATACGATGTAGCAGATAGCATTCCACTTGAAAACTATGATGAGTTAGTTGCGGATAACAATCTAGATGTTCAATCCTTTCCTGGTGGTGCTCTGACTGCTTTCTTCAACACATCAGAGGGCTTACTTGCAGATGTAAACATTCGTCAAGCGATACTCGCAGCCTTTAATAATGAAGAGATTATGTTGGCTAGCTTTACTAAGCCTGACCTATATACTCTGCATCCAGGCTATTTAAATCAAAATCAGGTTCAGTGGTCAAATGAAGCAGGTGCTGAATATTACAATCAAGCTGATCCAGATAAGGCGAAAGCGTTGTTGGATGAGGCAGGCTATAACGGGGAAGAGATTACGCTTCTAACAACAAGAGATTACAATGAAATGTATACAGCTACGTTAGTTATTCAGGAGCAGCTACGTCAGATTGGAATGAACGTTAAAGTTGAAAACTATGATTTTCCTACCTTCCTAGAGACGAAGAATGACACCAGTAAGTGGGATATTTTTGTAGCTAGTACAGGTTACCAGTTAACACCACCTCAGCTCTTGGCTGTAAACCCGGACTGGGCAGGATTGGATAACGAGACAGTAAAGCAAGCTCTTATTGAAATTCGCTCTGCTTCAACACCAGAACAAGCTAAAGCAGAATGGGAGAAGCTACAGGGCTTCATGTATGAACATGCTTCCTCTACAGTAATCGGACATTATAACGGAGTGGTAGCTATTAATAAGGACTTAGAAGGCTTTGAGCTTTATGAGGCTCCAGTTGTTTGGAATGCCAAGCTACCAAAATAA
- the nikB gene encoding nickel ABC transporter permease: MKPFIVNRIFSGIFVILGLSVFSFLLIHLVPGDPVRIMLGINATPESIENLTNHLGLNEPLLIQYFQYISNAFQGDLGTSLKSGRPVLVEILERFPETMKLAISGMTIAVVVGITMGVMAAKYKDKWVDTLFTGLATLGISIPSFWLGILLIIVFTVNLGWFPIASGTGVRDLVLPAFTLGVLASTIISRITRNGMVEVLSNEYIRTARAKGLNERYILYQHALRNVLIPLVTLIGLQLASLLGGTVIIETVFNWPGLGTLAVDAIMSRDFPLIQGTILFMGVVYVTINILVDVLYGVIDPRVELNTKEGRK; the protein is encoded by the coding sequence ATGAAGCCATTCATTGTGAACAGGATCTTTAGTGGGATATTTGTCATTCTTGGTCTATCAGTCTTCTCATTTCTACTGATTCACCTCGTTCCAGGTGATCCTGTTCGCATTATGCTTGGGATCAATGCAACACCAGAAAGTATCGAGAATTTGACGAATCATTTGGGGCTAAATGAGCCCCTTTTGATTCAATATTTTCAATATATTTCAAATGCTTTTCAAGGTGATCTGGGCACCTCACTTAAATCTGGAAGACCTGTCTTAGTAGAAATCCTTGAACGATTCCCTGAAACGATGAAGTTAGCTATCTCCGGAATGACGATTGCTGTGGTTGTAGGAATTACGATGGGGGTAATGGCAGCCAAATATAAGGATAAATGGGTAGACACTCTATTCACAGGTTTGGCGACACTGGGTATTTCCATTCCAAGCTTTTGGTTAGGAATATTATTAATTATTGTATTTACTGTGAATCTTGGATGGTTCCCAATTGCAAGTGGGACAGGAGTTAGAGACTTGGTGTTGCCGGCCTTCACGCTCGGTGTACTCGCCTCAACAATCATTAGTCGGATTACTCGTAACGGTATGGTTGAAGTCCTTTCTAATGAATACATAAGGACGGCAAGAGCAAAAGGGTTAAATGAAAGGTATATTTTGTATCAGCATGCACTAAGAAATGTGTTGATTCCACTTGTCACGTTAATCGGTTTGCAATTAGCCTCCCTTCTAGGTGGAACTGTCATTATTGAGACGGTATTCAACTGGCCAGGACTCGGAACTTTAGCCGTGGATGCGATTATGTCTCGGGACTTCCCGTTAATTCAAGGGACGATACTGTTTATGGGTGTCGTTTATGTCACAATCAATATTTTAGTCGACGTTTTATATGGCGTGATTGATCCGCGTGTTGAGTTGAATACGAAGGAGGGAAGAAAGTGA
- a CDS encoding ABC transporter permease yields the protein MSHPAYDLKQNQELMTQKHPPMKISHNVLRKMLKNRRAKICLSFMLFIVLIGIFAPAIAPYHPEEPFYHKILEAPSKEHWLGTDSIGRDVLSRLIYGVRVTLSYATLAVFITFSIGTMIGVVAAYVGGIIDNILMRIMDVFLALPSIMLALAIVAILGPSLTNAMIAVGVASIPGFSRIIRGASITIKSTGYVEASKSIGSSTLWILRRHFLPNITSVLIVYTMLFIGIAILEIAALSFIGLGAQPPTAEWGAMLSEGKSYIFDAWWLSTFPGLLITMVVFAVNFLGDALRDLFDTKSSG from the coding sequence GTGAGTCATCCAGCATACGATCTGAAGCAAAATCAGGAGTTGATGACTCAGAAACATCCTCCTATGAAAATTTCTCACAATGTGTTGCGGAAAATGCTTAAGAACAGGCGAGCGAAAATATGTTTATCCTTCATGCTATTCATTGTGTTGATTGGTATATTCGCACCTGCCATTGCTCCCTATCACCCGGAAGAGCCTTTTTACCATAAAATTTTGGAGGCTCCAAGCAAAGAACATTGGCTAGGAACGGATAGTATTGGACGTGACGTGTTATCAAGATTGATCTATGGGGTTCGGGTTACTTTGTCCTATGCCACACTAGCCGTGTTTATTACGTTTTCGATCGGTACGATGATCGGGGTCGTCGCTGCTTACGTAGGCGGAATAATCGATAACATTTTGATGAGGATTATGGATGTGTTTTTAGCACTACCGAGTATTATGCTTGCTTTAGCTATTGTAGCCATATTAGGACCGAGTTTAACGAATGCCATGATTGCAGTCGGAGTCGCTTCAATTCCAGGGTTTTCTCGTATTATTCGAGGTGCATCAATTACGATTAAATCGACCGGATATGTTGAAGCAAGTAAATCAATTGGCAGTTCTACACTCTGGATTTTGAGGCGTCATTTCCTTCCCAATATTACGAGTGTACTAATTGTATACACCATGTTATTTATCGGGATTGCCATCTTGGAAATTGCTGCGCTCAGTTTTATTGGGTTAGGTGCTCAACCGCCTACTGCAGAATGGGGAGCTATGCTGAGTGAAGGGAAAAGTTATATTTTCGATGCCTGGTGGCTTTCTACGTTTCCAGGTTTGCTGATTACGATGGTTGTATTTGCCGTAAATTTCCTAGGTGACGCATTAAGAGACTTATTTGATACAAAATCATCAGGTTAA
- a CDS encoding ABC transporter ATP-binding protein: MTKLLEVRGLTTQFETSTSTLTVVDHIDFTIKKGQILGIVGESGCGKSVTSLSIMQLLGSKGRVSDGQVIFKGQDLVGSNERSLRTIRGKEISMIFQDPMTSLNPVITIGRQIGEVIEKHDGIHGKQLIDRVIDLIRLVGIPNPERIYKEYPHRLSGGMKQRVMIAMAIACQPSLVIADEPTTALDVTIQAQILDILRSLRDELDVSILLVTHDLGVVAELCDSVVVMYAGQVVESADTRTLLREPKHPYTKGLIQSTPHQSKGERRLKSIPGQVPTPEQYPIGCRFADRCNHVMDRCRVQDPPLQVLEDVSEVKCWLYSEVEGSE; this comes from the coding sequence TTGACAAAATTACTAGAGGTTCGAGGCTTGACTACACAATTTGAAACGAGTACTAGCACTCTTACCGTCGTGGATCACATAGATTTTACAATTAAAAAAGGGCAGATTCTAGGTATTGTTGGGGAATCAGGCTGTGGTAAAAGTGTCACATCATTATCGATCATGCAGCTTCTTGGAAGTAAAGGACGTGTATCAGATGGTCAAGTCATTTTTAAGGGTCAGGATTTAGTTGGATCTAATGAAAGAAGCTTGAGGACGATTCGGGGGAAAGAGATTTCCATGATCTTTCAAGATCCTATGACGTCTTTAAATCCTGTGATAACCATTGGTCGCCAAATTGGAGAGGTCATCGAAAAACATGATGGGATACATGGTAAGCAGCTAATAGATAGAGTGATCGACTTAATTAGGTTGGTCGGCATACCAAATCCTGAAAGAATCTATAAAGAGTATCCCCATCGTCTATCAGGTGGCATGAAGCAAAGGGTGATGATCGCTATGGCCATTGCCTGCCAACCTTCTTTGGTGATTGCAGATGAACCGACAACGGCCCTTGATGTCACGATTCAAGCCCAAATTTTAGATATTTTAAGGAGTTTAAGAGATGAATTGGATGTGTCCATTTTACTCGTTACTCATGATCTAGGTGTTGTAGCCGAACTGTGCGATTCCGTTGTAGTGATGTATGCAGGACAAGTGGTTGAATCTGCAGATACACGGACATTATTACGTGAACCCAAGCACCCCTATACAAAAGGGTTAATTCAATCAACACCACACCAATCAAAAGGGGAGAGACGATTAAAATCAATTCCTGGACAAGTGCCAACACCTGAACAATACCCAATTGGCTGTCGTTTTGCAGATCGTTGTAACCATGTGATGGATAGGTGTCGAGTGCAGGATCCACCGCTTCAAGTATTAGAGGATGTATCGGAAGTAAAATGTTGGCTATATTCCGAAGTGGAGGGATCCGAATGA
- a CDS encoding ABC transporter ATP-binding protein, protein MNPLLDVCQLRTHFYTERGQVTAVDGVSFTISKGEIVGIVGESGCGKSVMSQSILRLLDHTEDVSYEGEALFDGEDLLKLTPKKLRSIRGSNISIIFQDPLTSLNPVYTVGDQIEEVIRLHQGLPPKEARNKAIRMLSLTGIPSPERRIDEYPHQLSGGMQQRAMIAMALACEPKLLIADEPTTALDVTIQAQILELIVELNEKLEMGVLFITHDLGVVAEICTSVKVMYLGQIVEELPTDLLFSNPLHPYTQGLIRSIPRIDGNRHEDLHVIEGTVPSLTDIPIGCRFATRCPFADDQCRQVEPQMETVSENHRVKCWHYDEIRRRREESDHAERA, encoded by the coding sequence ATGAACCCATTGTTGGATGTATGTCAGCTACGGACGCATTTTTATACGGAGCGTGGGCAGGTTACTGCCGTTGATGGTGTAAGCTTCACCATAAGTAAGGGGGAGATTGTAGGGATTGTAGGTGAATCCGGATGTGGAAAAAGTGTGATGTCACAATCCATTCTCCGTTTGTTAGATCATACAGAGGATGTGTCTTATGAGGGGGAGGCGCTATTTGATGGCGAGGATTTACTCAAGCTTACTCCTAAGAAGCTACGTAGTATTCGAGGCTCAAATATCTCTATTATCTTTCAGGACCCCTTGACCTCATTAAATCCTGTATATACCGTCGGAGATCAAATTGAAGAAGTGATACGTCTTCATCAAGGTTTGCCTCCAAAGGAGGCTAGGAACAAGGCAATTCGTATGCTTTCTTTAACGGGAATCCCATCCCCTGAGCGGAGAATTGATGAGTATCCGCACCAGCTGTCTGGAGGTATGCAACAGAGGGCTATGATTGCCATGGCGCTTGCCTGTGAGCCCAAGCTACTGATTGCAGATGAGCCTACTACGGCTCTTGATGTGACCATTCAGGCTCAAATTTTAGAGCTCATTGTGGAGCTTAATGAGAAGCTAGAAATGGGAGTGCTTTTCATTACGCATGATTTAGGAGTAGTTGCGGAGATTTGTACAAGTGTCAAGGTGATGTACCTAGGGCAGATTGTAGAAGAGCTACCGACGGATCTATTGTTTTCTAATCCTTTACACCCTTATACACAGGGACTTATTCGTTCAATTCCACGCATAGATGGTAATCGTCATGAGGATCTTCATGTGATTGAAGGAACCGTTCCTTCATTAACAGATATTCCGATTGGTTGTCGTTTCGCTACTAGATGTCCGTTTGCGGATGATCAGTGTAGACAGGTAGAGCCTCAAATGGAAACGGTAAGTGAAAATCATAGAGTTAAATGCTGGCACTATGATGAAATTAGACGTAGAAGGGAGGAGAGCGATCATGCAGAAAGGGCTTGA
- a CDS encoding helix-turn-helix transcriptional regulator, with protein sequence MNEDYLENLLKVHRAKHNLTQEQLAELIGVTRKTINTIENGKFMPSAILAIKLAKVFEVAVEELFILRSRE encoded by the coding sequence ATGAATGAAGACTATCTAGAAAATCTGTTAAAGGTGCATAGGGCAAAGCATAATCTTACCCAGGAACAACTGGCAGAATTGATTGGAGTGACAAGAAAAACAATTAATACGATTGAAAATGGCAAGTTTATGCCAAGTGCTATATTAGCAATTAAATTAGCTAAGGTTTTTGAAGTAGCAGTGGAGGAATTGTTTATTCTCAGATCTCGCGAGTGA
- a CDS encoding ABC transporter ATP-binding protein: MSLTLLKISDLEKKFKMNKSWFQAPQYVHAVNGVNLTLNKNETHSIVGESGSGKSTTGRCILRLIEPTSGKVEFDGIDITTLTKKEMKRMRKDIQMVFQDPMDSMNPRLTIKEILSEPLIANKVPKKEHDEKILETIQLVGLSDMHLSRYAHELSGGQRQRIGIARAIILRPRVIILDEPVSALDVSVQSQILNLLLDLQEDLDLSYLFISHDLGVVEHIADKVSVMYLGQVVETSTKENVFNNPLHPYTKALISAIPKTDPDEEKERILLKGELPSPTNPPTGCKFHPRCEFAMDICKEIKPSSKEVEGNIVACHLYE; this comes from the coding sequence ATGAGCTTAACTCTATTAAAAATAAGTGATCTTGAAAAGAAATTTAAAATGAATAAAAGCTGGTTTCAAGCACCTCAATATGTTCATGCTGTGAATGGTGTGAATTTGACTTTGAATAAGAATGAAACACATAGTATTGTCGGTGAATCCGGTTCTGGAAAATCGACTACCGGTAGATGTATATTGAGATTGATTGAACCAACAAGTGGAAAAGTAGAATTTGATGGTATTGATATCACAACATTAACTAAAAAAGAAATGAAAAGAATGCGAAAGGATATTCAAATGGTTTTTCAAGACCCGATGGATTCCATGAACCCAAGGCTGACGATTAAAGAAATACTGTCAGAACCATTGATTGCGAATAAAGTGCCCAAGAAAGAACACGACGAGAAGATTCTTGAGACGATTCAATTAGTTGGACTATCTGACATGCATTTATCGCGATACGCTCACGAACTCTCAGGCGGACAGAGGCAACGAATCGGGATAGCTCGAGCTATTATATTAAGACCAAGAGTCATTATATTAGATGAACCAGTATCTGCACTCGATGTATCCGTACAATCGCAGATATTAAATTTATTACTGGATCTTCAAGAGGATCTCGATTTATCTTATTTGTTCATTTCACATGATTTAGGTGTGGTAGAGCATATAGCCGATAAGGTAAGCGTCATGTATTTAGGACAAGTCGTTGAAACATCGACAAAAGAGAATGTTTTCAATAACCCTCTTCATCCATACACAAAGGCATTAATCTCTGCTATACCAAAAACAGATCCAGATGAAGAAAAAGAGAGAATTCTCCTAAAAGGTGAGCTCCCATCGCCGACAAACCCACCAACGGGCTGTAAATTTCATCCGCGTTGTGAGTTTGCCATGGACATTTGCAAAGAGATTAAACCGTCGTCTAAAGAGGTTGAAGGAAATATTGTTGCGTGTCATTTATATGAATAG
- a CDS encoding ABC transporter permease, giving the protein MLAYIIKRLLSLIPVLFVVTVVIFMIIHITPGDPAAAILGMEATKEQVEALNEQLGLNQPIYEQYIQWVGKVLRGDLGDSIFMRQSVNKAIIEHIGPTLSLAIVAQSIALLLAIPFGVLAAYKRGTAVDYSLMGASLLGMAIPSFLLGLLLMLGFGVKLQWFPVAGYEPLSKGLWNHLQYLIMPGISLGVIQAALTTRMTRSSMLEILNHPFIKTARSKGLPEVKVLLKHAFRNAFLPILTVIGQTFGTLITGAVVVEFIFNIPGLGQLILNSIARRDFAVIQGVVLVVTVMYVGINLLIDLLYGIIDPRVRLDRK; this is encoded by the coding sequence ATGCTGGCGTATATTATTAAACGGTTGCTGTCTTTAATACCTGTTTTATTTGTAGTAACGGTAGTTATCTTTATGATTATTCATATTACTCCAGGTGATCCGGCAGCAGCTATTCTTGGAATGGAGGCAACCAAAGAGCAAGTGGAGGCTTTAAATGAACAGCTTGGTCTGAATCAACCTATCTATGAGCAATATATCCAATGGGTTGGGAAGGTGCTTCGTGGTGATCTTGGTGATTCAATCTTTATGCGTCAGTCGGTTAATAAAGCGATTATTGAACATATCGGTCCTACACTTTCTCTAGCCATAGTGGCACAATCTATTGCTCTTTTGTTAGCTATACCATTTGGAGTGCTGGCTGCTTACAAACGAGGTACGGCAGTGGATTACTCATTAATGGGAGCCTCTTTGCTAGGGATGGCTATACCAAGCTTTTTACTTGGACTGCTTCTGATGCTTGGGTTTGGTGTCAAGCTTCAGTGGTTTCCAGTGGCTGGATATGAACCACTGAGTAAGGGTCTGTGGAATCATCTACAGTATTTGATTATGCCTGGTATTTCATTAGGAGTGATTCAAGCTGCCCTCACTACTAGAATGACTAGGTCGTCCATGCTTGAAATTCTCAATCACCCTTTTATTAAGACGGCTCGTTCTAAGGGTTTACCTGAAGTAAAGGTACTTCTAAAGCATGCTTTTCGTAATGCTTTTCTTCCGATTTTAACAGTGATTGGGCAAACCTTTGGAACTCTTATTACTGGTGCTGTGGTGGTAGAGTTCATATTTAACATACCGGGACTTGGACAACTCATTCTTAATTCAATTGCACGACGTGATTTTGCTGTGATTCAAGGTGTGGTGCTTGTAGTGACCGTGATGTATGTAGGCATCAATTTATTGATTGATCTGCTATACGGCATCATCGACCCACGGGTACGCTTGGATCGGAAATAG
- a CDS encoding ABC transporter substrate-binding protein, translated as MKKWFSFFVVAIMALFIAACASDSAKPVDGQREEPSQVNNNDVEVGEAQSGGVIRIGIPQEPDTLDMHRTNMGIASFIGTNFGGGLLSVHPETGELEPYLAESYHVSDDGTTITFTLKEGITFHDGSSLTAGTYKETFDRILQPETGVGVVASMVGDITEVSIVDEYTFALHLAQPSAPLLRNLAIASYLQPLPLDIGEGFGRLPVGVGQYRFVEWNTGQSIKLERYDDYNWGPAHYTNQGTAYPDEIELRIILDNQTMLTALDSGSIDIAYSVSPRDAERYRSNENYYIVEEEIQGIGLFMQMNTENEILQDTNVRRALNMAIDKEAIIQAVLGGQGSPAHGPLSSTTFGYDPEVENYSYSFHADEAIALLEQAGFEMNARNVLERNGQPLSFELSSMEGHNQAAQIVQAMLRQIGIEVNIQSYDAGTLIERVSQGEFELSFLTYAYPDPDILYNFFHSSMINVMNHVRVSNEELDTLLEAGKVTMDPNDRQAVYAEAQQLIVEEAYWVPIYTNKVFHIVKRNVQNVKMVENTMLLHDSWVTP; from the coding sequence ATGAAAAAATGGTTTTCTTTCTTCGTGGTAGCGATAATGGCCCTTTTCATAGCGGCTTGTGCATCTGATTCGGCAAAACCAGTAGACGGTCAGCGCGAGGAGCCAAGTCAGGTTAACAATAATGATGTTGAGGTTGGAGAAGCACAATCAGGTGGTGTGATTCGCATTGGTATTCCACAGGAACCAGACACACTTGATATGCACAGAACGAATATGGGAATTGCGAGCTTTATTGGAACCAATTTTGGTGGAGGGTTATTATCTGTACATCCCGAAACTGGTGAATTAGAGCCGTATCTTGCTGAGAGTTATCACGTCTCTGATGACGGGACAACGATAACGTTCACGCTAAAAGAGGGGATTACATTTCATGATGGAAGCTCTTTAACAGCTGGAACATATAAAGAGACTTTCGATCGTATTCTCCAACCCGAAACTGGCGTAGGAGTCGTAGCAAGTATGGTTGGTGATATCACTGAAGTATCAATCGTGGATGAATATACATTTGCCCTACATTTAGCTCAGCCGTCTGCACCCCTTCTTCGAAACTTAGCCATCGCTTCTTATTTACAGCCGCTTCCTCTCGATATTGGAGAAGGTTTTGGTCGATTGCCAGTAGGAGTTGGGCAATATCGGTTTGTAGAATGGAACACGGGACAATCCATTAAACTAGAGCGTTATGATGACTATAATTGGGGACCTGCACACTATACGAATCAAGGGACAGCCTATCCAGATGAAATAGAGTTACGAATCATACTAGATAATCAAACGATGTTAACAGCGCTAGATAGTGGGTCAATAGATATAGCGTATAGTGTTTCGCCGCGTGATGCAGAGCGTTATCGATCCAACGAGAACTATTACATCGTTGAGGAGGAAATTCAAGGTATTGGACTGTTCATGCAGATGAATACGGAAAATGAAATCCTTCAAGACACTAACGTTAGACGGGCACTGAATATGGCCATTGATAAAGAGGCCATTATTCAAGCAGTGCTTGGTGGACAAGGTTCTCCAGCACATGGTCCCCTCTCTTCAACCACTTTTGGTTATGATCCCGAAGTGGAAAATTATAGTTACTCTTTTCATGCAGATGAGGCCATTGCCTTACTTGAACAAGCAGGTTTTGAAATGAACGCAAGAAATGTATTAGAAAGAAACGGACAACCTCTTTCATTCGAATTGTCTTCAATGGAGGGACATAACCAAGCTGCACAAATCGTTCAAGCCATGCTAAGACAAATCGGTATTGAAGTAAATATCCAATCCTATGATGCAGGAACATTAATTGAACGTGTTTCACAAGGGGAATTTGAATTGTCTTTTTTGACCTACGCCTACCCTGATCCAGACATTCTCTATAATTTCTTTCATTCAAGCATGATTAACGTTATGAACCATGTCCGTGTATCAAATGAAGAGCTAGACACCTTGCTTGAAGCTGGAAAAGTAACTATGGATCCAAACGACAGACAAGCCGTATATGCTGAGGCTCAACAACTGATCGTTGAGGAAGCTTATTGGGTACCGATATATACAAACAAAGTCTTTCATATTGTAAAGCGTAATGTTCAGAATGTGAAGATGGTTGAAAATACAATGCTGTTGCATGATAGTTGGGTGACCCCATAA
- a CDS encoding ABC transporter permease encodes MITAEERARIAELSKQMKADQRRLSFLRIRSNYGILIGGGILAFFILVALFGPLVTPYDPYDMKVVERLQEPSVTHWLGTDEFGRDLLTRIIYGARVSISVGLIVALLSSVLGLIIGVYASFYKTLDHILMRICDGLVAIPGILLAIALMAALGASATNVIIALTVVFTPNIARVVRSSALIIREMPYIEAMQVQGAGSTRIIWRHIVPNVLSPLLVQATFVFADAIISEAALSFLGAGIPAPEPSWGNILQASKLVIFKAWWMVVFPGAVIVLSILSLNLLGDGLRDYLDSRIRLRKKKK; translated from the coding sequence ATGATAACGGCTGAAGAAAGAGCACGTATTGCAGAACTGAGCAAACAGATGAAGGCGGATCAGCGCCGCCTTTCCTTCCTGCGGATCCGATCCAACTACGGTATTTTAATTGGGGGAGGAATCCTTGCTTTTTTCATATTGGTTGCTTTATTTGGACCACTTGTTACTCCTTATGATCCATACGACATGAAGGTAGTTGAACGTTTGCAGGAGCCAAGCGTAACTCATTGGCTTGGAACTGATGAATTTGGGCGAGATTTGCTAACGCGTATCATTTATGGAGCAAGGGTTTCTATTTCTGTGGGATTAATCGTTGCTTTACTATCCTCTGTATTAGGATTAATTATTGGTGTGTATGCGTCCTTTTATAAAACGCTAGATCATATCCTGATGCGAATTTGTGACGGGCTTGTGGCTATACCGGGAATTCTTTTGGCTATTGCTCTAATGGCTGCACTTGGTGCATCAGCTACTAATGTCATCATTGCGTTAACCGTTGTCTTTACCCCGAATATTGCTAGGGTGGTTCGCTCATCCGCATTGATCATCAGAGAGATGCCATATATTGAGGCTATGCAGGTGCAGGGAGCTGGTAGTACTCGTATCATATGGAGACATATTGTGCCCAATGTCCTTTCACCGCTGTTAGTGCAGGCTACCTTTGTCTTTGCGGATGCTATCATTTCAGAGGCAGCATTAAGCTTTTTAGGGGCTGGTATTCCTGCTCCAGAGCCAAGCTGGGGAAATATTTTGCAGGCGAGTAAGCTAGTCATTTTTAAAGCGTGGTGGATGGTTGTATTCCCAGGAGCGGTCATTGTTCTGTCCATCTTATCCTTAAATCTACTAGGAGACGGGTTGAGAGACTATTTAGATTCAAGAATCCGGCTTCGTAAAAAGAAAAAATAA